TATTTAGAGCAGGCTCAAGAGCAAAACATCCCTGTTATTGCACTTGATTCAAATGTTGATAGTCCAATAATAAGGATATCTGTTGCAACAGATAACTATAAGGCTGGAGAACTAGCCGCCCACAGACTGGCAGAACTTGTAGGCGGAAAAGGCAAAGTAGGAATTCTTACCCATCGCACCGGAATAACAAGTGCTTTAAATAGGCGGAGTGGCTTTGTCATTACACTTGTAGAAAAATATCCTGACATAGAAATACTTCCCATTCAATATGGCATAGGAACTACCGAAAGCCTCATAGAAGGCGCAAAAACACTTTTAATGGAAAACCCAGATATTAAGGGTATATTTGGTACGAATAGAGATGCAACTGAGGTGATCATTAATACTGCTAAAGAACTCGGCAAAATAGATAGTCTCAAAATCATAGGTTTTGATGCAAGTAAAATGATTTCTGAGGCTATTAGAAAAGGCATTGTCTCTGGAGCTATCGCACAAGACCCCGTAAATATGGGATATAAAGCTGTTGAATCAGCTATTAAAGCGTCCGCAGGCGAAGATCTTCCGGTATTTATAAATACCGGCTTCTTTTGGTACGATAGTTCCAACATCGACGATCCCAGGATTAAAGTGCTTCTTTATGAATAAAGTCTCTTCGCCGAAGTATAAAATTCAGGGCCTTTATACTTTACTTCAACCATCTTGACTAAACAGTTTATGAAAAAACTATAAAAAAACCTAGGATGTATTGTTTTTAACATCCTAGGTTTAGTTTCAACTATTTTAAAATTTATATAAAATCCTCACGCATAGGGGTGAATATATCCAACAGCACACCTTTTTTCAGGCATTTGCAGCCATGCTCCACCTCATCCATTTTGAGCATTGTATCTCCTTGTTTTACAATCTTCTTTTCGCCTTCAATTTCAAACTCAAATTCACCGCTGACTACATAAGTAATCTGTGTGTGGGGGTGATGATGAAGACTTCCTACCGCCCCTTCTTCAAATGCATTCTTGACACACATCAAATCTTTATTGTATGCCAGAACTCTTCTTACAACGCCACTAGCTGCCTCACAAGGTGCTGTTTCATTGTGGAATACCCATCTTTTGTTTAACATTTTGTTACACTCCTTTCATCTCTTCTTTATTATACCGCACATTTTTTCTTAAAAGCATGTTTTTTAAACATCGGCCAAAAAATACTCATAACAGCGATTAGTAAAAAGATTAAAGATACGGGTCTTGTAAAAAATGTCATGTAGTTTCCATCTGCATAACTTACGCCTTTTCTAAAATAAGCTTCTAAGTTTTGGCTAAGGATGAATGCTAAAATGAAAGGACTAGTAGGCAGCTTGCCCAGCGCCATAATAACCCCCAGCACACTGCATCCAAGCATAACATAAATACTAAAAATACTATTAGCCGTACCATATGCACCAATGAACGCTACAATTAAAATAGCACTGTATAGAAAATGATAAGGTATCTTCAAAATGAGAGGAAACCATCTTTTTGTCAAAAGCTGCATGATAAGTACAATAATAGCACTTACCAAAACGCCTGAAAAGACCAAATAAGATATCTGCGGATTAGATGTG
This genomic window from Cellulosilyticum sp. I15G10I2 contains:
- a CDS encoding cupin domain-containing protein, which gives rise to MLNKRWVFHNETAPCEAASGVVRRVLAYNKDLMCVKNAFEEGAVGSLHHHPHTQITYVVSGEFEFEIEGEKKIVKQGDTMLKMDEVEHGCKCLKKGVLLDIFTPMREDFI
- a CDS encoding ABC transporter substrate-binding protein; the encoded protein is MQKRLLAHICVSFLLIFSINAAPKITYAGELINPISSKYIPIIVQRESPYWEAIRAGAEKAAKDYDVNILIEAPKSPPPTALNEQLNLFRNALATMPPAVILSALDTEAFTPYLEQAQEQNIPVIALDSNVDSPIIRISVATDNYKAGELAAHRLAELVGGKGKVGILTHRTGITSALNRRSGFVITLVEKYPDIEILPIQYGIGTTESLIEGAKTLLMENPDIKGIFGTNRDATEVIINTAKELGKIDSLKIIGFDASKMISEAIRKGIVSGAIAQDPVNMGYKAVESAIKASAGEDLPVFINTGFFWYDSSNIDDPRIKVLLYE